Proteins encoded within one genomic window of Nitrospina gracilis 3/211:
- a CDS encoding ParA family protein yields the protein MASIISIANQKGGVGKTTTAVNLAACIALAGKKVLLVDIDPQSNATSGLGVTPNGNGGIYDLLMGSATLDDVVHATEIDTLKIVPATVDLAGAEVELVGIEHRESRLKQALQPALGRFDYLVIDCPPSLGLLTLNALTGCHSVLVPMQCEYYALQGLSHLMKTLKRVKQGLNPELRIEGILLTMYDARTSLTRQVQDQVKKYFKDFLLNTVIPRNVRLSEAPSHGQPVVLYDSRSKGADAYVELAKEIIARTRLRQGNPSGNLSEVTP from the coding sequence ATGGCTTCGATCATCAGCATCGCCAATCAGAAAGGCGGCGTCGGCAAGACCACGACCGCGGTGAATCTCGCCGCATGCATTGCCCTTGCGGGTAAGAAGGTCCTTCTTGTGGACATCGATCCGCAAAGCAATGCCACCAGCGGCCTCGGCGTCACCCCCAACGGCAACGGCGGTATTTATGATCTGCTGATGGGCTCGGCCACGCTGGACGACGTGGTCCACGCCACCGAAATCGACACTCTAAAAATCGTTCCCGCCACGGTGGACCTTGCCGGAGCGGAAGTGGAGCTGGTCGGCATCGAGCACCGCGAATCGCGCCTCAAGCAGGCGCTCCAGCCGGCGCTGGGCCGGTTCGATTACCTGGTCATCGACTGCCCGCCGTCGCTCGGCCTGCTCACTTTGAATGCGCTTACCGGATGTCACTCCGTGCTGGTGCCGATGCAGTGCGAATACTATGCCCTTCAGGGTTTGAGTCATTTGATGAAGACGCTGAAACGCGTCAAGCAGGGGCTCAATCCGGAGCTTCGCATCGAAGGCATCCTGCTGACCATGTACGACGCCCGCACCAGTCTCACGCGGCAGGTGCAGGACCAGGTGAAAAAATACTTCAAGGATTTTCTGCTGAACACAGTAATCCCGCGCAATGTGCGGTTGAGCGAGGCACCGAGCCACGGCCAGCCGGTGGTTCTGTACGACAGCCGCTCGAAAGGAGCGGATGCCTACGTCGAGCTGGCGAAAGAAATCATCGCCCGCACACGTTTGAGGCAGGGGAATCCGTCCGGAAACCTGAGTGAGGTGACGCCATGA
- the rsmG gene encoding 16S rRNA (guanine(527)-N(7))-methyltransferase RsmG: MEGLIVDLLRHPNLNLPELPDPTAVAQSLSRFLRLWGKWNPKIQLTSEKDATEVLRRHVFDSLQYARAMVPDGRTLDIGSGGGFPAIPLKILFPDLPLTLLESLRKKTGFLHAVGSELEFHDFQVVNARAEVAAGDPALAESFDCVTYRAVGSTAQCLEWARPFLKPGTRVVVKKGLEEGEAEIPANSPFDLNQSIPIFGHDGKESRLLVFHLQG, encoded by the coding sequence GTGGAAGGACTGATCGTTGACCTCCTTCGTCACCCCAACCTGAACCTGCCGGAGCTGCCGGACCCCACAGCTGTCGCCCAATCTCTTTCCCGGTTCCTGCGCCTGTGGGGGAAGTGGAACCCGAAAATCCAGCTTACCTCGGAAAAAGACGCGACGGAGGTGCTGCGCCGGCATGTATTCGATTCCCTGCAATACGCCCGGGCGATGGTTCCGGATGGGCGGACTCTCGACATTGGTTCCGGCGGTGGGTTTCCGGCGATTCCGCTCAAAATCCTGTTTCCCGACCTTCCTCTCACTCTGCTCGAAAGCCTGCGCAAAAAAACCGGGTTCCTGCATGCCGTCGGGTCCGAATTGGAATTCCACGATTTTCAGGTGGTGAACGCCCGTGCCGAAGTTGCGGCAGGCGACCCGGCCCTGGCGGAATCCTTCGATTGTGTCACCTACCGAGCCGTCGGTTCCACCGCACAATGCCTGGAATGGGCCCGGCCGTTTTTGAAACCCGGAACGCGGGTGGTTGTGAAAAAGGGGCTGGAAGAAGGGGAGGCCGAGATCCCGGCCAACAGCCCCTTCGATCTGAACCAGTCCATCCCCATATTCGGCCACGACGGCAAAGAATCCCGGCTTCTCGTTTTCCACCTCCAGGGCTGA
- a CDS encoding electron transfer flavoprotein subunit alpha/FixB family protein — protein MSEGKQIWVLAEVLGGQVKPVSLEALHAGQTLGGELGATVTAVVATAPGAEIPEDVANCGVARVLHIQHAGLETFNSLALVEVLAPQVQSQNPEVVMMGATNHGKELAPALAARLGVGLATDCIEIHAEGGMLKARRPVYAGKAHITFQFGDTRPCILTLRPNVFRPGETPAGDAAPVETVTADIPENGLRLKVKEVVQAAGRKLDITEARIIVSGGMGMQKPENFQLLEELAEVLGAAVGASRPVVDNGWREYSNQVGQTGRTVSPDLYIACGISGAVQHLAGMSSSRCIVAINKDPNAPIFDVADYGIVGDVLEILPVMTAEFKKVLQK, from the coding sequence ATGAGCGAGGGCAAACAGATCTGGGTTCTGGCGGAGGTGCTGGGCGGTCAGGTGAAACCGGTCAGCCTGGAAGCGCTCCATGCGGGCCAAACTCTGGGTGGTGAACTGGGTGCGACGGTGACGGCCGTGGTGGCCACCGCACCCGGTGCTGAAATCCCGGAGGATGTCGCCAACTGTGGTGTCGCGCGGGTACTCCATATTCAGCATGCGGGGCTGGAAACGTTCAACAGCCTTGCTCTGGTGGAAGTGCTTGCACCGCAGGTTCAATCGCAGAACCCCGAGGTGGTCATGATGGGCGCTACCAACCACGGCAAGGAGTTGGCCCCGGCTCTTGCCGCCAGACTGGGTGTGGGCCTGGCCACCGACTGCATTGAAATTCATGCTGAAGGTGGGATGCTGAAAGCCCGCCGCCCGGTGTACGCCGGGAAGGCGCACATCACCTTCCAGTTCGGCGACACCCGGCCCTGTATTCTCACCCTTCGACCCAACGTGTTCCGTCCGGGTGAAACCCCCGCCGGCGATGCCGCTCCGGTGGAAACGGTCACGGCGGACATTCCTGAAAACGGGCTCCGCCTGAAAGTGAAAGAAGTGGTTCAGGCCGCCGGACGTAAGCTGGATATCACTGAAGCGCGCATCATCGTCTCCGGGGGCATGGGCATGCAGAAACCGGAAAACTTCCAGCTGCTGGAAGAGCTGGCCGAAGTTTTGGGCGCGGCCGTCGGCGCAAGCCGCCCGGTGGTGGACAACGGCTGGCGGGAGTACTCCAACCAGGTCGGGCAGACGGGGCGGACGGTATCCCCCGACCTTTACATAGCCTGCGGCATCTCCGGCGCGGTGCAGCACCTGGCCGGGATGTCCTCCTCGCGCTGCATCGTTGCCATCAACAAGGACCCCAACGCGCCGATCTTCGACGTCGCCGATTACGGCATCGTGGGCGACGTTCTGGAAATTCTCCCTGTGATGACTGCCGAATTCAAAAAAGTCCTGCAAAAGTGA
- a CDS encoding OsmC family protein, which yields MPERKSSARWNGSLKEGKGTMKLGSGAYEGPFSFPSRFESGDGTNPEELIAAAHAGCYSMAFSATLGKSGFTPESVATTATVHLNQVEGGFGITKIDLVMEATIPDIDDAKFQEIAEAAKVGCPVSKALAGPEITLQATLKK from the coding sequence ATGCCTGAAAGAAAATCATCTGCACGCTGGAACGGAAGTTTGAAAGAGGGTAAAGGAACCATGAAACTCGGAAGCGGTGCCTACGAGGGTCCCTTTTCGTTTCCTTCCCGGTTTGAGTCGGGAGACGGCACCAACCCCGAAGAGCTGATCGCCGCCGCCCATGCGGGTTGCTACTCCATGGCGTTTTCCGCCACTCTGGGGAAAAGCGGTTTCACGCCCGAGTCGGTGGCGACCACGGCGACGGTTCACCTGAACCAGGTCGAAGGAGGCTTTGGCATCACCAAGATCGATCTCGTTATGGAAGCCACCATCCCGGATATCGATGACGCCAAGTTCCAGGAAATCGCGGAAGCCGCCAAAGTCGGTTGCCCGGTGTCCAAGGCACTGGCGGGCCCGGAGATCACACTGCAGGCCACTCTCAAGAAGTAA
- a CDS encoding response regulator, with protein MAVFDFQPPTPLGKPVWHPTDTTAKLSGDPQHASAIPGFHGQQNLQNGLGSRAPVPTQSVRVLFAEDSPEQQMLIKYYMNAFPCMVEFANDGLEVLDKCQRYAFPFIFMDMRMPKMDGLTATQAIRRMESDQNRLPARIIALTGMCRDSDLKAIRQAGCDGILSKPYTKLQFMRKIKEILHIP; from the coding sequence ATGGCGGTTTTCGATTTTCAACCGCCAACGCCGTTGGGAAAGCCGGTTTGGCATCCAACCGACACTACGGCCAAATTGTCCGGGGACCCCCAGCATGCTTCCGCCATTCCGGGTTTTCACGGACAGCAGAATCTGCAGAATGGGCTGGGAAGCAGGGCCCCGGTACCGACGCAGTCGGTTCGTGTGCTGTTCGCTGAGGATTCGCCCGAACAGCAAATGCTGATTAAGTATTATATGAACGCTTTTCCATGCATGGTGGAGTTTGCGAACGATGGCCTGGAAGTGTTGGACAAATGCCAGAGGTACGCCTTCCCCTTCATTTTCATGGATATGCGCATGCCCAAAATGGATGGGCTGACCGCCACTCAAGCCATTCGCAGGATGGAATCGGACCAGAACCGTCTGCCCGCCAGGATCATCGCCCTGACCGGGATGTGCCGGGACTCGGACCTGAAGGCCATCCGCCAGGCCGGGTGCGACGGCATTTTGTCCAAACCCTATACCAAATTGCAGTTTATGAGGAAAATAAAGGAAATCTTGCATATTCCCTGA
- a CDS encoding saccharopine dehydrogenase family protein, translating to MNRKIESVLVVGLGKVGRLVGILLHESGFVVTGLDSETHGDLPFAVKQGNATRVATLRKQIHGHDAVVSCLPYDLNTAVAECAHSLGIHYFDLTEDVATTAAIRTMARKGKGILAPQCGLAPGYISIVGAELAKTFKKLRSIELRVGALPQNPSGLLGYAFNWSPEGVVNEYLNDCDVIQDGQRAQVPAMENLETVVIDGMQLEAFSTSGGLGTMCETYDGKVERLNYKTIRYPGHNKLMRFFFNELHLRNDRKMAGEILVNAKPPVNDDVVFVYAAVEGWRNKKLGRAEFVRSYYPRKIAGNHWRAISWTTAASVCAVVELVSKGDLPQNGFLQQETIPLDLFFKTRNGAMYDDKESRSGTEFPEFDG from the coding sequence ATGAATCGCAAAATCGAGTCGGTACTTGTGGTCGGTCTGGGGAAAGTGGGCCGACTGGTGGGCATCCTGCTTCATGAATCCGGGTTCGTTGTGACGGGGTTGGACAGCGAAACTCATGGGGACTTGCCGTTTGCGGTGAAGCAGGGAAACGCGACCCGGGTTGCGACATTGCGAAAACAGATTCACGGTCATGATGCGGTGGTGTCGTGCCTGCCTTATGATCTGAATACGGCGGTGGCCGAGTGCGCGCACTCCCTGGGAATACATTATTTTGATTTGACGGAAGACGTGGCCACGACCGCGGCGATCCGCACAATGGCCCGGAAAGGCAAAGGTATTCTGGCGCCGCAATGCGGGCTGGCCCCGGGGTACATCAGCATTGTTGGTGCGGAGCTGGCCAAGACCTTCAAAAAGTTGAGGAGCATCGAACTGCGGGTCGGCGCCCTGCCGCAGAATCCCAGCGGGCTGTTGGGTTACGCCTTCAACTGGTCGCCCGAGGGGGTGGTCAACGAATACCTGAACGATTGCGATGTCATCCAGGACGGGCAACGCGCGCAGGTCCCGGCAATGGAAAACCTGGAGACCGTGGTGATCGACGGCATGCAACTGGAGGCGTTTTCCACCTCCGGCGGACTCGGTACCATGTGCGAAACTTACGACGGCAAGGTGGAACGCTTGAATTATAAAACCATCCGCTACCCCGGGCACAACAAACTGATGCGGTTTTTCTTCAACGAACTTCACCTGCGCAACGACCGCAAAATGGCCGGTGAAATCCTGGTCAACGCCAAGCCGCCGGTGAACGACGATGTGGTGTTCGTTTATGCGGCGGTGGAAGGCTGGCGCAACAAAAAACTGGGCCGGGCAGAGTTTGTGCGCAGTTATTACCCGCGAAAAATAGCCGGCAACCACTGGCGCGCCATTTCCTGGACCACTGCCGCTTCCGTTTGTGCGGTGGTCGAACTCGTTTCCAAAGGGGACCTGCCGCAAAACGGATTCCTGCAGCAGGAAACCATCCCGCTGGATCTGTTTTTCAAAACCCGTAACGGTGCCATGTACGACGACAAGGAATCCCGGTCTGGAACGGAATTCCCCGAGTTCGATGGATGA
- a CDS encoding electron transfer flavoprotein subunit beta/FixA family protein has product MNILVCVKQVIDTGAAIEIKDGKVQSEGLPRVLNPYDEFAVEEAVRIKETDGESTVTLISMGPDNFKDTLRRGLAMGADKAVHLLDPAFEGLDSLGVAQVLAAGIRTLDHDLILCGRQAVDDDMAQVGPSLAVLLGMPFVSVITKLNLADDKKSAEVTRQIEGGSEIIETPLPAVLTCQKGLNEPRLPSLKGIMAAKKKEIAVLDAAAIGFDPATQGATANHITQVDLAKPPARKKGVMLDGSPQEISAKLLGILRDEIKVV; this is encoded by the coding sequence GTGAACATCCTCGTATGCGTCAAGCAGGTGATCGACACCGGAGCGGCGATCGAAATCAAGGACGGCAAGGTGCAGAGTGAAGGCCTGCCGCGCGTGCTCAATCCTTACGATGAATTTGCGGTGGAGGAAGCCGTGCGCATCAAGGAAACCGACGGCGAAAGCACGGTGACGCTCATCAGCATGGGGCCGGACAATTTTAAGGACACCCTCCGCAGGGGACTGGCCATGGGTGCGGACAAGGCGGTGCACCTGCTCGATCCGGCCTTCGAGGGACTGGATTCGCTCGGCGTGGCCCAGGTGCTGGCGGCGGGCATCCGCACGCTTGACCACGACCTCATCCTGTGCGGCCGCCAGGCGGTGGACGACGACATGGCGCAGGTGGGTCCGTCGCTCGCGGTATTGCTCGGTATGCCGTTCGTTTCCGTCATCACCAAACTGAACCTCGCAGACGACAAGAAAAGCGCCGAGGTGACCCGGCAGATTGAAGGCGGGTCGGAAATCATCGAAACGCCCCTGCCCGCTGTTCTGACCTGCCAGAAGGGACTGAACGAACCGCGGCTGCCGTCGCTCAAAGGCATCATGGCAGCAAAGAAAAAAGAGATCGCCGTGCTCGACGCGGCGGCGATCGGGTTCGATCCGGCAACACAGGGAGCGACGGCCAATCACATCACGCAGGTGGACCTGGCCAAACCCCCCGCGCGCAAGAAAGGCGTGATGCTGGATGGCAGTCCCCAGGAAATCAGTGCCAAACTGCTGGGTATCCTGCGGGACGAAATCAAAGTGGTGTGA